The Ornithodoros turicata isolate Travis unplaced genomic scaffold, ASM3712646v1 Chromosome17, whole genome shotgun sequence genome has a window encoding:
- the LOC135372815 gene encoding uncharacterized protein K02A2.6-like — MPTLMGRNWLTEVRLDWNTISHIREGDPENRFTKYKNVFEKSFGNIRGYTGTLTLKENVRPVLCKARTVPFALREKVDDELRTMENDGILYRVQTSDWATPLVIVPKKESNKIRLCGDYRVTVNPYLKVNDYPLPLPEDVFANLAGGECFTVLDLAKAYLHLGMDEYSQELLTINTHLGLYRFTRLPCGIASAPAIFQSVMDQILSDVPGTVCYLDDVLISGKDYHECNERLNAVLARLQAHSIRVNKSKCQFFQNSVKYLGHEIDGKGIRPTKEHIEAIAKASRPRNLTELKAFLGLLNYCGRFLPNIATTATSSAA; from the coding sequence ATGCCCACGTTGATGGGACGAAATTGGCTAACGGAGGTTAGGCTCGACTGGAATACTATTAGCCATATTCGTGAGGGCGACCCAGAAAATAGGTTCACAAAGTACAAGAACGTGTTCGAGAAAAGCTTCGGCAACATTAGAGGCTATACCGGGACCTTGACGCTCAAAGAAAATGTGAGACCAGTATTGTGCAAGGCTAGAACCGTGCCTTTTGCCCTACGGGAAAAAGTGGACGATGAGCTACGTACCATGGAAAATGACGGTATATTGTACCGCGTACAAACAAGCGATTGGGCCACGCCATTAGTCATCGTTCCCAAGAAGGAATCTAACAAGATTAGGCTGTGTGGCGATTACCGAGTAACTGTTAACCCGTACTTGAAAGTGAACGACTATCCCCTACCGCTCCCCGAGGACGTCTTTGCAAACTTAGCAGGTGGAGAGTGTTTTACCGTATTGGATCTGGCAAAAGCATATTTGCACTTGGGGATGGATGAGTACTCCCAAGAGCTTTTGACCATTAATACGCATCTGGGCTTGTACAGGTTCACACGATTACCTTGCGGAATCGCTAGTGCACCAGCCATTTTCCAATCCGTTATGGACCAAATACTGAGCGACGTACCAGGAACTGTATGTTATCTCGACGACGTGCTAATCTCGGGAAAAGATTATCACGAGTGCAACGAACGTCTGAACGCCGTCCTTGCAAGGCTGCAAGCGCATAGCATTCGTGTCAATAAATCAAAGTGTCAATTCTTTCAAAACTCGGTGAAGTATTTGGGACACGAAATCGACGGTAAAGGGATTCGTCCCACAAAGGAACACATTGAAGCTATCGCCAAAGCATCACGGCCGAGAAACCTGACAGAGTTGAAAGCCTTTCTCGGTTTATTGAACTACTGCGGTCGTTTCCTGCCAAATATTGCTACAACCGCTACATCGTCTGCTGCGTAA